Proteins co-encoded in one Juglans regia cultivar Chandler chromosome 16, Walnut 2.0, whole genome shotgun sequence genomic window:
- the LOC108986465 gene encoding uncharacterized protein LOC108986465, whose amino-acid sequence MDRSGMPHPELENDVSHVDENLVLARALTRMTEVLQQNFPPEREQQSGCLYERFLAHRTPAFSGQEDPLRAGRWISDLKKTFEICECSEVQKVLYASYLLQGDATTWWETKRELLEMELGSIAAVSWVRFKREFNDRFFPNTMRKQMVREFNNLVQGEMTVEQYARKFIELGKFATHLIATEEMRFGQFQEGLHREIRRQVACLQILTFQ is encoded by the coding sequence ATGGACCGATCAGGAATGCCACATCCGGAACTTGAGAACGACGTGTCCCATGTTGATGAGAATCTCGTTTTGGCTAGAGCCTTAACTCGTATGACAGAAGTTCTTCAACAGAATTTTCCGCCAGAAAGGGAGCAACAGAGCGGTTGTCTGTATGAACGTTTTTTAGCTCATAGGACCCCTGCTTTTTCTGGACAAGAGGATCCACTTCGTGCTGGGAGGTGGATTAGCGATCTCAAAAAGACGTTCGAGATCTGTGAGTGTTCTGAAGTTCAGAAAGTTTTATACGCAAGTTATCTGCTGCAAGGTGATGCAACTACTTGGTGGGAGACTAAGCGAGAGCTTTTGGAAATGGAGTTAGGATCTATTGCAGCGGTGTCTTGGGTACGTTTTAAAAGGGAATTCAATGATCGTTTCTTCCCGAACACTATGAGGAAGCAGATGGTCCGagagtttaataatttagtgCAAGGGGAGATGACGGTTGAGCAGTATGCTCGGAAGTTTATAGAACTCGGAAAATTTGCTACGCATTTAATTGCCACAGAGGAGATGCGTTTTGGGCAATTTCAGGAGGGTCTACATCGAGAGATTCGTAGACAGGTTGCTTGTCTGCAAATTCTGACCTTTCAGTAG